CAGGAATGGGTATGCTTCggtcttctactttctttttttttgttcttataaaaattaaagtgttCACTGGAACAATTTTAACAATTCCAAGGAAGttgaagaaaatgatgaaaatataatagcctgtccctccttccttctggTTCCAGGTGTAATGGTTGGACTGAGTCCTCCGTGTTGTGCTCTACTGGCCTGGGCAGACATAAGCAAGCGTATGTGCACGTAGGGCTTTTGGTTTAGGTTGAAAAAGGAGAGTATACTACCCtactggtggttttttttttttcccccccgaTGGTGCATCGGTGACTATCTCTATAGGTCAATAAATAGatctaaactttttttaaaaagtaaaaaaatttttaaaaatctgaagggACTTCCATGGCGATCTGTTGATTAAGACTTCACATTTCTAATGCagggatgcgggttcagtccctggtcagggaactaagatcccacatgctgtgcagtacagccgtaaaataaatattttaaatctaaaaaaaaaaataggtctaaactctttttactatttttcaatTGTGTTAAAATGCATAAagcataaaatttgccatcttcATCATTTTTCAGTGCACACTTCAGTGACATAAAGTTCACACTGTGGTACTACAGTCTATCCACTGAAGTCTTCTCATCTTGCAAAAATGAAATTCTGTCTTCATTTAACACTTAACCTCTCATTCTATTCTCCCTGCATCCCCTGGCAGCCACTATTCTGTTAATGCTTCCTATCTCTACAAATTTGACTATGCACTACCTTCTGCAAGTGGAATTACACAGGATTTGTCCTTCTCTTGCCAGCCTGTTTCACACAGCGTAGTGTTCTCGAGGTTCATCCGTATTGTAGTATCcgtcagaattttcttttttttttaaggctaaataataccCAGTGTATTGTTAtgcggttgctaagtcatgtccgcctcttcgCAGCCCCAGGgcctgcggcatgccaggcttccccgcccTTCACTGTTTGTATAGACTGGATTTGGTTTACTCATTCATCTATCCCTGGAGACTCGGGATGACTTTGTGGCTGTTGTGAATGGTGCTGCAGTGAGTGTAGATGGATAAATACCTGTCTGAggctctgctttcagttcttccagatatgtacccagaagtagaattgctgggttagatggtaattttatttttaattttttgaggaactgccattttgttttctgtagtggctgcaccCCAGCAGTGCATGCAGGTTCACTTTCTCCACATCCAACCAACACTGattattttctggttttttagatttttttcttttgttgttaatAATAGTCTTCATAATGGGTTTGAAGTGATATCTCGTCATGAGtatttgtatttccctggtgattagttatgttaagcatcttttcatatgcttgttggccaGTTCTATATCCTCTTCAGAGGAGTATTTTAAGTCTTTtggattgtttcttttctttgttgatgAGTTGTaggaattttttatatattctgtatcagatatgtgattgtaaatattttatcccttttcactctgttgattgtaTCCTTTGATGAAtggaagtttttcattttgatttacaGTCAGTGGTCTGTATCCACAAGTTCTGTATCCATGGATTTAACCAGCCAtagatcaaaaatatttggaataaaaactccagaaagttccaaaaagcaataATTGAACTTGCCATCCACAGGGAACTATTTGCATAGCATTTACAGTATACTTGCAACTATTTACAAGCAGTTGTATTAAGAATTATAAGTAATCTGGAGCTGATTTAAAGTGTACTAAGGTGTGCTAGGTTGTATGCAAATACTCTGCCCTTTTATATAAGGGATTTGAACATCCAAGTGTTTTGGTACCCACAAAGAGTCCCAGAACCAGTCCCCCACGGACTTCTCCCAACACAAGGACAACTGTAGTCCAGTTTGtctgttgtttcttttattttccgtGCTTTTGGtctcatatccaagaaatcattgtcaAATCCAATGTTATAAAGCTTTctccctatattttcttctaaaagttctaTAGACTTAGGTTTTGTATTTAGGTCCTTGATGTGTTTTGGTTTAATCTTTGTATGTGGTGTGACTTCTCTGGTAAGATTCTAACTTCATGTCTAAGATTTTTATTGCTACATAAGATTCAGCAGTGTGTATGTATCATAATGTAGTAGTTTTGCTGTAACAAACAACTCTtcagtttattttcatattagtgcttttatttctgtagaaTTGATTCCAAGAAGTAGGATTACCAAGGTGAAGAAATTGTTTTTTATCTTCCTTATAGGTAGCCAGGAAAGCTGGGATTCAACCATGTAtgcgcgtgctcagtcatgtctgaccctttgtgaccccatggactgtagcccaccaggcttctctgtctctaggattctccagacaaataCTGGAGgggtgatttgccatttccttctccaggggatcttcccaacccagggatcaaacctgggtctcctgcattgcaggcagattctttaccatctgagccacctggatttAATCAACACCTTTGTTAATaaacccaggtggcacagtggtcaataatctgcctgccaaagtaggGGACTAAAgattgagtttgatccctgggccgggatgatcccctggaagaggaaatggcaacccgctccagtattcttgcctggaaaattccgtagacagaggagcctggtgagctacagtccatgaggtcacaaagagtcagacacaactgagcactaacAGTAAAATTAAAACTGCCAGGAACCTaagcactttaaaagcatttcCATCTATATAGACATGTgaaaaagttatttgaaaattaggataaaatgaaaagaactttttaaaaactgatagtgaactctttcttttcattgttgaattttcttttctaatctgtgCTTCTAAAAGAATATCAATATTTTTACCTGATGggtaaaaaggaaaggagagagtgagTGAGTTTGGCCTGCCTGTCCAGAGCATGAAGGATGTGTTGATCTGTCGTCagggccaggcttcccaggtggctcagtgggtaaagaatctgcctgccaatgcaggagatgccggtttgatcccctggaggagggcatggcatcccactccaatattctttcctggagaatcccatggatagaggaacctggccagctacagtccatagggtcttaaagagttggacacaaacaaCTGAGCACTCACGTTCTGAGGTCAGCAGCAGTACTGACTAAAAAGGTTGGCATGGTGCCACAGTTGAGGCTGCTGCCCCTGTCTCTTGCTGGTCTGGTTGTAGAAGCAGAGGTGCATGGGAAGGAGGGTGCACAAGGTAACCCCCTTACCAGCACCTGCCCACCGAGGCCGTTCTTTCCCATAATCCCATTAGATGTTTCTTCTTAAGATGAGGAGTGTCTTACATACATAAAACCTGTCTTAATAGAATTTGACTTGAGGTATTTATAGGAAGTTGCACTCTGTGGATAAATATTAACCAGCCTGTCTTTGGTAGACTTCCTGGGAATGAAGATGGTTGGTGAGCTGCTGCGGATGTCGGGGGCTTTCTTCATGCGGCGCACCTTTGGTGGCAATAAGCTCTACTGGGCCGTGTTCTCCGAATATGTGAAAACCATGTTACGGGTAAATGCAAATAACTACCCAGTACTTTCAAGCTGTGCTTTCTTTTCACTGACGTTTGCTGTAAGGTCTTATTTAAATCTTAACTTCCGAGTGGACCACTTAGCTGTTTCTTTCCCCTTGAGGAATGTGTGTAACCTCAGCAATCTGTTTACTCTGCGTGGCTCCCTTGTTTAAGTTTCACTGTGAGCAGTGTTTGCtcagagggctggggagggaacTTGGGAAAAGGAATCAAAAGAAGCATTTATCACTTTGAGAGTAGGCAAcgggttttgtgttttgttttgtttgtttgtgttttctctttaaagAATGGTTATGCTCCTGTTGAATTTTTCCTCGAAGGGACAAGAAGCCGCTCTGCCAAGACATTGACTCCAAAATTTGGTAGGTTCCTTACAGATTGAAGGAAAAATGCAAACCCAAAGACTTCAGGTGTGGTGTTATCCTAGCTGCTTAATAGAACatgacactttcttttttttttttcaagatattcTTTACCTTATAAGTACAAGTGTTTCTTTAAAAGTGCAACTGTCTATATTGTATTTATGGGCTTGGTATATAATGTATACTCTTAGTATCTTTCCATGCCCTTGTTTGCTCTCCTTTTCAATATGTATGAAAAGCTCTTTCTCCCTGTGTTTACAGGTCTTCTAAATATTGTGAtggaaccattttttaaaagagaagtttttGATACCTACCTTGTTCCAATCAGCATCAGTTACGATAGGATATTGGAAGAAACTCTGTATGCATATGAGCTTCTAGGGGTTCCTAAGCCAAAAGAATCTACAACTGTACGTAAAGCTTGATAGCCAAGCTTGACTTTACTGGAATTTATAGAAAATGCTAGTTTATATGTCAACTAATTTCtgtatttattcctatttttcccCCCTGTTGTGACATTCATAGGGATTGTTGAAAGCCAGGAGAATCCTCTCTGAGAAGTTTGGAAACATTCATGTGTACTTTGGAGACCCTGTGTCGCTTCGATCTCTGGCCGCTGGGAGGATGGGGCGGAGCCCGTATAACTTGGTTCCCAGGTGCAAGGCCTGTGTTTTCCTAACTGACATAGAAACAAGGACAAAAATCTAAAAGTGTAAATTGTAATTCTCGAGTTGACCACTTGCAGAACTGAAACTCGCTTTTCTGAGATGATAAGAAGAGAAAGCTTCAATTAATGTGTTTTCCAGACAGCTGCATTGTGCATATTAAACGTGCCAAGCCAGACAGTGCTAAAACAAACACAAGACGCCATTGCCTGCTCTCAAAGTGACAGATGTTTCTTCTGATTCCCTCTCCCCAGGCTCCCTCCCCAGTAACCTACAAACTTAAAAGCACAAACGAGAAAAGTGTGTTAACAAGCACGTGTGTGGCAATTGTTGAGCACTTTTGGTAGGCCAGCCAGAGTATTTATTTTTGATCCTGGAAAGGACTGTTTAGTAATAGTGAATGCGAGTGAGTCCCTGTTCCCAAGAAGGTTATAGTTTTATGGGCAAGGAAACATGTTAGGTTCTCTCAGGATGCAGCTGCAAATGCACATTTGGGGGTTTTCTTAATGCAGAGAAGTACACCTGCGGGAGTAAAGGATACAGACCACCTGCTCAGCCAGGCCTCACGTGACTGCAGCATCGTTCATAATTTATCTGCAGTGCCAGTGGTCCCACAGCAGCTCCAGCTTCATTAGCTATCAGAAGCAGATAGTTAGATTTTTGTGGCCACAAGCTTCACTCTTTCAGTCTCAAATTGGCCAATTGTATCCATTACCAGGGAGTTCTCATTGGCTACAGCTTTCACATTATTTTGTGGGTTATTATGTGACTGCTGTCAGGTCATATGCATATCCACGGTCCAACCAGCTGAGTGGGTTCCTGATATTATGCAGTGCAGTGTTTAGTGATCCAGGCATGAGGAGTGTAAGGTGAGGACCCTGGCAACACCGGGCAGGTGCCCTGAAACTTCTCAGAAGGACAGTGTGGCAGTCAGGCCCACTGTACAGCCTAGCAATGCAGACATGAGCAGTTGTCAACAGAACATATACCTGTCATAACCTGATTGGTGTGTTCTACAAGAGACACGTTCAAAAGACTATGGATTTGAACGAGGCATAGTAGTTCAGTCCAGTGGAGGAGGCATCAGTTTTCACAAAAGAAGTGATCTGTCCCACTTACAGAGCAGCAGAAGTGTTGTTTTGCCTGAAATCAGGGATAATAGAACCCTGTTAACTTGAGTAATTTTAATCACCTGTCAAGAGCATGCTCTCAAGGTGAACAGACAGATCACACTTTAGTAAAGTGCAGGTATATTTTTTCAATGTGACCTGAGAGAATTCAGTTGGCATAAAGCATGAGAATCCTCTAAAGGGTCTGTCTTCtcccgttcccttctcctctcacgtTGTCTCAGTAGCAGAACTGTGATTGCTTGTTCTGTATTCTTCCTTTTAGATATATTCCTCAGAAACAGTCAGAGGAGATGCACACCTTTGTGACTGAAGTTGCCTATAAAATGCAGCTTCTCCAAATTCAAAACCTGGTCCTGAGCCCGTGGCCGCTAATAGTTGCTGTCCTGCTTCAGAACCGGCCATCCATGGACTTTGATGCCCTGTTGGAAAAAACTTTATGGCTGAAAGGCTTAACCCAGGCCTTCGGGGGGTTTCTTACTTGGCCTGGTACGTATGTGGGACATATGTGGTGAGAATGcttgctttttttatttattaaatttggaAAGCTAAACATGAAAAAAACCCATATCGGACTTTGAGCAAAGCATTGCTCAGAGAAAGAAAGCTTAGTCTGTTTTTATACTATAGGACATTGACCATAGCTTGTTGATTACTTGAGAATAATTGTCTATATGTCATGTCTCACTGTGAGACTCCAAGTAGATAGAGGACTAGAACACCCTCCTTTGTATCCAGTGGAGTGGGGAATAAATGATGACTCTTCGTACTCCACATATTCTTCCCGCTACACCGACCTCTTTTTACCACATATTTGCAACCCTTTGCCTTACTGGATTGTAAGGATTAAAGGGCTAGTCTTGCAGAACTGTATACAATTCTCTGATAATAACAGCTTTGAAAACCTCATTGGAGTTGTGAGTACTATGCTCAGAGTTTGGAATATATATGACAGTAGTTAGCTTAAGTTACTTTCAATCTCTTTGATTTAAAATTGTAGAGACTGCAATTGAAAATGCAATCTTTTGAGGGGGGCACACCCATaacatacaggatcttagttccccaaccgaggatcaaacctgcgcccctACATTGGAAAcgtagagttttaaccactggacctctagggaagtcccagaatgcAGTCTTTTTAAGACCATACAATTATATATAGTCAGATACTTACTGACTGTTCACTCATTAAACCTGGGGAGTACCAGGGGTACAAAGATGAACAAGATGTAAACCCTGTTCTGGATAGAAGGCAGGATGGTTGGTGACGTGTAAACTAGTCATTCGTTGAAATAAAGACAGAGAGCTATGGACAGACTGCTGAGGTTACTGAGAATAGTGCATGGGAAAGGGCCCACACTCAGCAAGGTGTGACTTGTAAACCAGCCTTGAAGGGCACTAGGAGCCCTTCAGGAAGACAGCTGGGGAGGAGCATGGCTAATGCAGGGAGTAGGAACACGCAGTGAGGGGGCGACAGCACTGGGCGTCTCTTGACCCGCTGGTGACGGGTGACGttagagcactggctttggggaAGGAGTGATGGAGATGGACATGTGGACAAAGGCTGGATCCCAGAGGCCTGCTGTCTTGGAGTCTGGACTAGAGTTGGAGGTCACAGAATGCAGCTGTGGATTTAGGCAGGGAAGTATGGCGGATTGGCCTTAGGAAGTAGCCAGATTTCAGTTTAAAGATGGACCACGGTGGGGAGGGACTGGAGTCAGGGAGACAAGCAGGAAGACTGCCATTCAGAGATGAGCACTCAGGCAGCAGAGCCAGGCAGCCGCAGAGGGCAGCGTGGCTGACAGGCCTGGAGGCATTACTTACAGGAGTGCTGGTCAGCCGAGTGTTGATCACCAGTAGGGAAGTAAGGATGAATCATACATCTCTTCCCAGTATTGTAATGGTCTGATAGGAGGCACAGGACATGTTGATTGTAATATAAGGCATAAAGTTGTGAAAGAGGAATACCCAGAAACATATGAAAATGGAGGCACCTGTCTTTCTGAggtgttttgctttttccagaggGGATAAATATGTGGCTAATCCATAGCTAAAAGTACCTGTGCAGCCACCATGACAGCTGTAGTTGTCATTAATACAAAGTGAGAGTCGGTTGGTAAGTTCCAGAAGTCAGGTACCAGAAATGATCAAACACAGTTTCTAATTTAGAACGTGGTGTGTATATTTGgttccttttttgcttttttacccAGATTATTTCATATTCTTAAGCATTCTCATGTCTAGGCTGTGATAtgcatattattatattatatatgtaaaataaatcgTATTGTATTGTATATATAGTGTCACGCACTGTATCATTACCATGAACAACCTGAGACAAGGCAGATTAGTCCAGAGTGAATGTGATTGAATCTGGAAGGAAAAACTTCGCCTCCCACTTGTCCCTTCCATGAAGCATTCAGAACCTGTTGTCCCGCTTGAGCAGCGTGCCTCCTTTACACACCTGTCAGCCAgctcttcggagaaggcagtggcaccccactccagtactcttgcctggaaactcccatggacggaggagcctggtgggctgcagtccatggggtcgctaagagtcagacatgactgagcaacttcactttcacttttcactttcatgcattggagaaggaaatggcaacccactccagtgttcttgcctggagaatcccagggactggggagcctggtgggctgccgtctatggggtggcacagagtcggacacgactgaagcgacttagcagcagcagcagccagctctTTGTCTCAGGGTAAGAATAAAATGAGTTCCCTTATCAAGAATATTGTTAaatactcccatctcttttatCATGCTTATAATTCTAACTCCTCAACTATCTCTTGGCCGGTGGAGTGTCGGGTGCTGACGTACCAGAAATTGTTATGAACCTACTTCTTCAGTTACCTTTGATACAGGAAAACCAGAAAAGTCTCCTTGGTGTCCCTTTGTACTCAGGGAGACGTGAAGCTTGGAGGGCGCCTGTTCGGGTTGCCCTTTGGTTTACCTCCAAAGTTGTAAAGTGATATTCTTGCCATCTTGGAATTTAGGTGTGTCgcatatcttctttaaaaaaaaaaaattttaatttatttatttttggctgcattgggtcttagttgaggctgCAGGCTTAACTGACGTGTAgtatgtggaattttagttccctgaccagggttgaaCCCACGTTAGAAGGGTAGAACCACCCATTAGAAGGCatgttcttaatcactggacccccctcccctccccagggaagtccctagcatgTATTCTTGTCTTAGTATTCTTAGATTCACATATGTGATTTTCTTGTCATGTAACTTGATATTACAAAAATGTGATTCCTGAGAAAGTGTTGGCTTTCAAAATGGGAGTTGATGTGCATTTCAGAATGGCTAACAGATTTGGGGTAGATGAAAAAGTATGTTATATGTCCTTAAAAAGAGTTGATTTATGAtatactgcttttaaaatatccttCCCATGTAGTATCATTACCTCATTTGGTGGGGCTAAAACCAGTACCTGTACTTAACAGTAAATGTGTCATTTCACTAGCGTTAATTCATACTAGGGGTAAGACCCCCAGCAGTGACCCAGCCCATTTCTTTGCCATTTCCCTGAATGAATTGTCCTTGCCTATTTAGATAATGAAGCTGCTGAAGCagttatccagtccagcattcttctGCATTCCAACATCGTCAGCCTCGTCAAAGACCGGGTGATTCTGAAAATGGAGTGCGGAGACTCGGAACTGGTGGATGGACTCATTTTCCAGCATATCACCCTCCTCATGTGCTTGGCATACAGGAACCAGCTGCTCAACGTTTTTGTCCGTCCGTCCTTAGTCGCTATGGCATTGCAGATGACACCTGGGTTCAGGAAAGGTAACTTTTGGTACCATGGTCTTGAATTCTGGAAGAGACCTGGCCATTCAGTCCCATGTAGGGAGCAACATTTGAAGCTTTAAATGCCGTGCCACGTGTGTGCAGCCCACACCCCAGCAAGGGAAGGGCCTGTACTAAGAATTAGTCAGGTTTTTCCTCCTAAATACATGACTAACTGCCTAAAACTCGGGAATTGCAAAGGACCTAAAAAAATGATCTAATCTAAACATCtccttttataaatgaggaacaCTAGGCTTAGAAATTTCTGACTACTTGAGGGTATGAGACGAGAGCACAGCTCTCCATTGCCTGGTCTGATGCGCTTTCTCTGATGTCACTTCCCTCAGCCGACAGAAGCAGACGGGGTGGGTGAACAGTCCCAGCGATGTGTGAGTGCTCATATACAGGAGCGTGCTGGTCGCACCGAGGAGTATAACAACAAGTGGAGCCGTGTTTTTCACAGAAACCTGTAGTCAGGGCTGCACTGTAGAATTTTTGGAGGCTGAGTTCCTTCCCCGAAAGCCTCTGATTCAGTTGGTTGTTTTTGTGTTTGTCATCCAGAGCTCTGTAGATCATTTTAAGGAAAAGCCAGAGTGGAGGTACACTGGGCTCAGCTGCAGACCTTTAGCCTTGGAAGGAAATGTCATTTTGtgaatgaggaaactggggcccaGAGGGGTCAGACAGCTTAGCTCAGGACAAAGGAAACTCAGACCTTGATCCTAGTTCTCCCTGAGGCTTCTCACGTTGGGATTCATCCACAGCTGAGGGGCACATACGTAGTCTTCTGGAGTATTTCAGTGTGAACACTCTGAAATTGGAGGCGACCGTTTGTGTCCGCATGGAGGTATATTTTTATGATGAGAAAAGTCATGCCAGAAAGATGAATGTCTGTATCTGATGGGGCAGGAAGACCCACACATCTGAGGGGTAAGACAGTAGTTTCTAGTGTTGTGTGCCAGTGTGTTCTAGTGCCAAAGATGGGGTAGAGACATCGGCAGATGTTAatgtggaaggaagggaggaagccattcctttccttctctgctaGGAAACCATGCACAGGTGAAGTGAAGTGCCCTGGCTTTAAGGCCACTTGCTCATTTCCACACTGACTGATTAGAAGCCTGATTGTAATTCAGCTTCAACCATTGAAATCATACTAGACTGTAGTTTACTTGTGGGTAAAATTTAGATTGTTTATAGcttccttccctggtagctcagctggtaaagaatccgcctgcaatgcaggagaccccgttctattcctgggtcgggaaagtcccctggaaaagggataggctacccactccgatattcatgggcttccctggtgactcagatgataaagaatccgcctgcaatgtgggagacctgggttcaatccctgggtgggaagatcccctagagggagagcatggcaacccactccagtgttcttgcctgtagaatccccatgggcagaggagcctggcaggctacagtccttggggtcacaaagagttagacacaactgagcaactaagcacacagcatagCTTCCTTGCCCCTGGAATATGAATAATATGCCTTTAAAATACTACATTTTGAGCTTCAAGAGGAacaggacatatgtatacctatggctgactcatggcagaaaccaaagctattgtaaagcaattattcttcaattaaaaataaataaatttaaaaaaataaaatactacattTTGGAGTATCATGAACTGCTTGGTACTCCCTGCCTGTTTAAAAAGCTGAGTTGTAATTTTGTGTAATGAATTTATTTCCAGAGGATGTCTACAGTTGCTTTCGCTTCCTATGCAGTGTTTTTTCAGATGAGTTCATCTTTCTTCCAGGAAATGCACTAAAGGTAAATCCTTAACTGCAGAAAAGCTGTGTGTTTATGGTGTGAGTTCTGAAAATATTAGGCTTGGATTCACAGGTGTGTCTTCCCTTCCTTCAAGGCTACATGCAGCAGAGAAAGAGACGTGCAAAAGAGAAACATGGACACTTATAGTTCAACAAACTCCGTTTTAATTCTTCACATTTAATCAATAATTTGGGGATTATTTGGTGAGAGGAACCAAATTGTTGAACTGTTAGTGCAGCCACTGTAAAAATAACTAATAGCCAACTATTCTGTTAGAAAATTTACCAATCAGGACGCGTTTTCCAGCACAACTTACTGGAATGATTAGGGTCTTTTGCTtagagacagtggagaacagtgGTCCTGCCTGGTGGTGAGGACAGCTGGTGAAGGATCGGGCCCCTAGGGCTGGACCGCTGGCTTGCAGGCGTGGAAGCAGCACTGGCAAGTGGGTCTGGAGTCTGTCCGTTACGCTGAGGGACACAGGTTTTGTTCAGTAGGAAGTGAGGGCAGCCATTTTGAGCATAACATGATTCTCAGTGTTTTTCGGACTTGCCGCATGCACTTTTGTTTAAATGTGAGGAGAGTATGGCTGTatacaaagtgaaagaagatCTGTTGCCCAGGTAATGGTTTCTGAGGCTTATCAGGTTTTCAGTGTTTACTGTATTTGAGGATCAATATTCTGAGCGTCGAAACAGTGCTGCTCTGGCTCCTAACAACCACAACCGTGGGTCTGGGAAGGGTTGCAGAATTAGCTAGTGTTTCTCTTGTTTCAAGGGTGCATGGCTGCATACACTGAGCCCAGCAGTGGATCATTGACCTAAATTATAAATTTGTGGATGAATTCTGtcttttcccctccccttccaggactttgaagaaggctgttACTTGCTTTGTAAAAGTGAGGCCATACAAGTGATGACGAGGGACATCCTAgttacagaaaaaggaaattctgtgTTAGAGTTTTTAATAGGACTTTTTAAACCTTTTGTGGAATCTTATCAGGTGTGTAAATCTTTGCAAGTTCTCCTTCATCCTCCCATAACAAATATAACTGAGACTGTCCTACCCTGTACTTATTTCCGGTCTGAAGAGCAAGTGTCTTCCCCAAGGGAATGGTAGaactttttttttgcaagggGAGGG
The Bos indicus isolate NIAB-ARS_2022 breed Sahiwal x Tharparkar chromosome 28, NIAB-ARS_B.indTharparkar_mat_pri_1.0, whole genome shotgun sequence genome window above contains:
- the GNPAT gene encoding dihydroxyacetone phosphate acyltransferase isoform X1, coding for MDHSSSSNSCFSVGSTSPGAVVLLYSKELKKWDEFEDVLEERRHVSDLKFAMKCYTPLVYKGITPCKPSDIKCSVLNSEEIHYVIKQLSKESLQPVEVLREEACEILDEMSHKLRLGAIRFFAFALSKIFKQIFSKVRVNEEGIQKLQRAIQEHPVVLLPSHRSYIDFLMLSFLLYNYDLPVPVIAAGMDFLGMKMVGELLRMSGAFFMRRTFGGNKLYWAVFSEYVKTMLRNGYAPVEFFLEGTRSRSAKTLTPKFGLLNIVMEPFFKREVFDTYLVPISISYDRILEETLYAYELLGVPKPKESTTGLLKARRILSEKFGNIHVYFGDPVSLRSLAAGRMGRSPYNLVPRYIPQKQSEEMHTFVTEVAYKMQLLQIQNLVLSPWPLIVAVLLQNRPSMDFDALLEKTLWLKGLTQAFGGFLTWPDNEAAEAVIQSSILLHSNIVSLVKDRVILKMECGDSELVDGLIFQHITLLMCLAYRNQLLNVFVRPSLVAMALQMTPGFRKEDVYSCFRFLCSVFSDEFIFLPGNALKDFEEGCYLLCKSEAIQVMTRDILVTEKGNSVLEFLIGLFKPFVESYQIICKYLLNEEEDYFTEKQYFIRVRKFTSQLLDQGASQCYDVLSSDVQKNALAAFVRLGVVEKKKVNNDYIFNVNEPATTKLEEMLGCKTPVGKPATAKL
- the GNPAT gene encoding dihydroxyacetone phosphate acyltransferase isoform X2 — its product is MDHSSSSNSCFSVGSTSPGAVVLLYSLSKESLQPVEVLREEACEILDEMSHKLRLGAIRFFAFALSKIFKQIFSKVRVNEEGIQKLQRAIQEHPVVLLPSHRSYIDFLMLSFLLYNYDLPVPVIAAGMDFLGMKMVGELLRMSGAFFMRRTFGGNKLYWAVFSEYVKTMLRNGYAPVEFFLEGTRSRSAKTLTPKFGLLNIVMEPFFKREVFDTYLVPISISYDRILEETLYAYELLGVPKPKESTTGLLKARRILSEKFGNIHVYFGDPVSLRSLAAGRMGRSPYNLVPRYIPQKQSEEMHTFVTEVAYKMQLLQIQNLVLSPWPLIVAVLLQNRPSMDFDALLEKTLWLKGLTQAFGGFLTWPDNEAAEAVIQSSILLHSNIVSLVKDRVILKMECGDSELVDGLIFQHITLLMCLAYRNQLLNVFVRPSLVAMALQMTPGFRKEDVYSCFRFLCSVFSDEFIFLPGNALKDFEEGCYLLCKSEAIQVMTRDILVTEKGNSVLEFLIGLFKPFVESYQIICKYLLNEEEDYFTEKQYFIRVRKFTSQLLDQGASQCYDVLSSDVQKNALAAFVRLGVVEKKKVNNDYIFNVNEPATTKLEEMLGCKTPVGKPATAKL